One genomic segment of Myxococcales bacterium includes these proteins:
- a CDS encoding MerR family transcriptional regulator, whose protein sequence is MSTRRKHRTESAEGIPDKPYFKIGEVAKLCSLQPYVLRYWESEFRSLKP, encoded by the coding sequence ATGTCCACTCGTCGCAAACACCGAACGGAGAGTGCCGAGGGCATTCCCGACAAGCCGTACTTCAAAATCGGTGAGGTGGCCAAGCTCTGCAGCCTGCAGCCCTACGTGCTGCGCTATTGGGAATCTGAGTTCCGGTCCCTCAAGCCGG